In the Deltaproteobacteria bacterium genome, TGACCTGCAAGAAGGGGAGATCGTCTGTATTATTGGCGCCAATGGTGCCGGCAAGAGCACCACGCTGCGGGCAATATCGCGGCTGGTTCCTGTTGAGCCTGGCAGCAAGCTGACCTACAACGGGGAAGACCTGTTGAAACACCCTGCCGACAAAGTGGTGAGCAAGTTTGGCATCTCTCATGTGCCCGAAGGAAGACGAGTATTCGACAACCTGACGGTGTTGGAAAACCTCAAACTGGCCACTTTTTCCCGGAAAGACGGCGCTCGTCGAATACTTCAAGATCTCGAGAGAGTCTTTGCCATCTTTCCACGGTTGGAGGAGAGAAGGCTGCAAAAGGCCGGCACCTTGAGCGGCGGCGAACAGCAGATGCTGGCCATAGGCAGGGCTTTCATGAGCGGCCGCAACGTAATGTTATTGGACGAGCCGTCCATGGGCCTGGCACCTTTACTGATGCTGCACGTC is a window encoding:
- a CDS encoding ABC transporter ATP-binding protein, whose translation is MLLVENLRVSYGNIRALHGIDFDLQEGEIVCIIGANGAGKSTTLRAISRLVPVEPGSKLTYNGEDLLKHPADKVVSKFGISHVPEGRRVFDNLTVLENLKLATFSRKDGARRILQDLERVFAIFPRLEERRLQKAGTLSGGEQQMLAIGRAFMSGRNVMLLDEPSMGLAPLLMLHVFEALKEINQEDGTTILLVEQNAQLALQFARRGYVLENGRLVMQGDSASLLADPEVKKAYLGG